The following proteins come from a genomic window of Puntigrus tetrazona isolate hp1 chromosome 15, ASM1883169v1, whole genome shotgun sequence:
- the gpr4 gene encoding G-protein coupled receptor 4, translating to MCNISTSCNVDSNIDQFFQPALYIIVIVLGFPTNCMALWAAYMQVRQKNELGIYLMNLSVADLLYIATLPLWIDYFLHHDNWIHGQVSCKLFGFIFYTNIYVSIAFLCCISVDRYLAVAHPLKFAKVRRIKTALLVSVVVWVTEIVANSAPLFHDELFKDRFNHTFCFEKYPMQDWVAGMNLYRTFLGFLAPWGVMLAAYRGILRAVRSNVSTERQEKAKIKRLALSLILIVLLCFAPYHVLLLWRSMLFLSNPCDCRAEENLFGAYHVTLALTSLNCVADPILYCFVNEGARNDVGRALATLFGLFQRGQSPEALMGASITIETPLAMKKPDFYSEVKTNAYKTDIEVLKDECLQMTILSVKK from the coding sequence ATGTGTAACATCTCAACCTCGTGCAATGTTGACTCAAACATAGACCAGTTCTTCCAGCCGGCGCTGTATATTATCGTCATCGTCCTTGGCTTCCCCACCAACTGCATGGCCCTGTGGGCCGCATACATGCAGGTCAGACAGAAGAACGAGTTGGGGATCTACTTGATGAACCTCTCGGTGGCTGACCTCTTGTATATAGCCACTTTGCCGCTTTGGATCGACTATTTCCTCCACCATGACAACTGGATCCATGGTCAAGTGTCCTGCAAGCTGTTTGGTTTCATCTTCTACACCAACATCTACGTCAGCATCGCCTTCCTCTGCTGCATATCAGTGGATCGTTACTTGGCAGTGGCTCATCCCCTGAAATTCGCTAAAGTCCGCAGGATCAAAACAGCCTTGCTGGTCAGCGTTGTTGTGTGGGTAACAGAAATAGTGGCCAACTCCGCACCTCTCTTCCACGATGAGCTTTTCAAGGACCGCTTCAACCACACCTTCTGCTTCGAGAAGTATCCAATGCAGGATTGGGTGGCCGGGATGAACCTTTACCGCACTTTTCTCGGATTCTTGGCGCCTTGGGGGGTGATGCTGGCTGCGTACAGAGGCATCCTGAGAGCCGTGCGCAGTAACGTTTCCACCGAGCGCCAAGAAAAGGCCAAAATCAAGAGGCTGGCCCTCAGTTTGATCCTAATCGTCCTCCTCTGCTTCGCTCCCTACCACGTGCTCCTGTTGTGGCGCAGCATGCTCTTCCTCAGCAACCCCTGCGATTGCCGTGCCGAGGAGAACTTGTTCGGCGCTTATCATGTGACTCTAGCACTCACCAGCCTCAACTGCGTGGCGGACCCCATCCTCTACTGCTTTGTCAATGAAGGAGCCCGTAATGACGTAGGCCGGGCCCTGGCCACTCTCTTCGGCCTCTTCCAGCGGGGCCAAAGCCCAGAGGCCCTCATGGGAGCATCCATCACCATTGAGACGCCTCTGGCTATGAAGAAGCCCGATTTCTACAGTGAGGTCAAAACAAATGCCTATAAAACTGATATTGAAGTGCTCAAAGACGAGTGCCTTCAAATGACCATTCTCAGTGTTAAAAAGTGA
- the polr1g gene encoding CD3e molecule, epsilon associated protein: protein MSDSEEEACESRTAKKRVSKYQCPAGFASMQYSSACALQDEEGDKELWLIKAPARFDPKCFKNLQVPLSGLQMVQSSDPSSQIYSILSSRTAPSDLRLLISEEKCQKPVICSSGFSGVLKISESYGNCSENQGPVPIPAAPAPSIPAGLRQRFQPFGSSTPVQSEVAVVSPAAPKRTSQEPIEGEERKKKKKKKEKRQEDSEVVFIKEEETQIDCDQISELKEGEPTEERKRKKKKMKKEKERRIEDVVKTEPLHPSYGDCVDTPGKTKKKKKKSSRHE, encoded by the exons ATGTCGGACAGTGAAGAAGAAGCCTGTGAAAGCCGGACAGCAAAGAAGAGAG TTTCAAAGTACCAGTGTCCGGCGGGCTTTGCGTCCATGCAGTATTCCTCCGCGTGCGCCTTACAGGACGAAGAGGGAGACAAGGAGTTATGGCTCATCAAAGCTCCAGCTCGCTTCGACCCTAAATG CTTTAAAAACCTCCAGGTTCCCCTATCAGGACTGCAGATGGTCCAGTCTTCTGACCCGAGCTCTCAGATCTACAGCATCCTCAGCAGCAGAACGGCACCTTCAGATCTCCGTCTGCTCATTTCCGAAGAGAAATGTCAGAAGCCTGTAATTTGTTCCTCCGGCTTCAGTGGAGTCCTCAAGATCTCAGAGAGCTACGGAAACTGCAGTGAGAACCAAGGTCCCGTTCCCATCCCGGCCGCTCCAGCTCCATCCATCCCAGCTGGTCTCAGGCAGCGTTTCCAGCCTTTCGGTAGTTCCACTCCCGTGCAAAGTGAAGTCGCCGTAGTTTCTCCAGCTGCTCCCAAGAGAACCAGCCAGGAACCGATAGAGGGTGAGGAgcggaagaagaaaaagaaaaagaaagagaagaggcaAGAGGACAGTGAAGTGGTTTTTATCAAAGAAGAAGAGACACAAATTGACTGTGATCAGATATCTGAACTTAAGGAGGGAGAGCCGACGGAggaaaggaagaggaagaagaaaaagatgaagaaagagaaggaaagacgTATTGAAGACGTAGTGAAAACGGAGCCGCTGCATCCTTCTTATGGAGATTGCGTTGACACCCCAGGGAAaactaaaaagaagaaaaagaaaagtagcCGACATGAGTAG
- the LOC122359366 gene encoding LOW QUALITY PROTEIN: echinoderm microtubule-associated protein-like 2 (The sequence of the model RefSeq protein was modified relative to this genomic sequence to represent the inferred CDS: deleted 1 base in 1 codon) codes for MVTIATGQVAGTSKDGKALQPHVRVWDSVSLNTLHVIGAGVFDRAVTCLAFSKSNGGAHLCAVDDANDHILSVWDWQKEKQLAEVKCSNESVLGAVFHPMEANLIVTCGKSHINFWTMEGNTLTKRQGLFEKHEKPKYVLCVAFAENGDAITGDSSGNIYIWGKGGNRISQVVSGAHEGGIFSLCVLKDGTLVSGGGKDRRVLLWDHDYRKKSEIEVPEAFGPVRTLAEGKQDELFVGTTRNAVLRGSFSGSLTPIVQGHTDELWGLDVHPSTEQFVTCGQDKQVYLWDTTSHLPLWSKAIEDPGRSVGFHPSGTVLAVGTMTGRWLVLDTDTRDLVSMHTDGNEIISVVKYSPDGAYLAVASHDNFVYIYSVAENGRKYSRVGKCTGHSSFVTHLDWSTDSQFIVTNSGDYEILFWEASSGKHITSADAVRNLEWATSTCVLGFSVFGIWPEGADGTDINAVCRSHDNNLLASADDFGKVHLFSNPCSQPRASSHIYGGHSSHVTNVAFLHDDSHLISTGGKDTSILQWVLA; via the exons ATGGTCACCATAGCAACAGGACAAGTTGCCGGAACATCCAAAGATGGCAAA GCTTTGCAGCCTCATGTCCGTGTGTGggactctgtcagtttaaacaCTCTTCATGTGATCGGAGCAGGTGTGTTTGACCGAGCTGTCACCTGC CTTGCCTTCTCAAAGTCG AATGGCGGTGCTCATTTGTGTGCGGTTGATGATGCAAATGACCACATTTTGTCTGTTTGGGACTGGCAGAAGGAAAAGCAACTGGCCGAGGTTAAG TGTTCCAATGAGTCAGTTCTGGGTGCTGTCTTCCACCCCATGGAGGCCAACCTGATTGTCACCTGCGGGAAGTCTCACATTAACTTTTGGACAATGGAAGGGAATACTCTTACAAAACGCCAGGGACTGTTTGAG AAACATGAAAAACCCAAGTATGTACTCTGTGTCGCTTTTGCTGAGAATGGAGATGCAATCACTGGAGATTCTAGTGGAAACATCTACATCTGGGGAAAAG GTGGAAACCGGATCAGCCAGGTGGTTTCAGGAGCCCATGAGGGTGGGatcttctctctgtgtgtgctgAAGGATGGAACGCTGGTGTCGGGTGGAGGAAAAGACCGCAGGGTGCTGCTGTGGGACCATGATTACCGCAAAAAGAGCGAAATTGAG GTTCCTGAGGCCTTTGGACCCGTCCGCACTCTAGCTGAAGGAAAGCAGGATGAGCTGTTTGTGGGAACGACACGAAACGCTGTTCTGCGGGGCTCTTTCTCTGGTTCTCTCACTCCCATTGTTCAG GGCCACACTGATGAGTTGTGGGGCCTGGATGTGCATCCCAGTACTGAGCAGTTTGTGACATGTGGTCAAGACAAGCAGGTCTATCTTTGGGATACCACTTCCCATCTGCCTCTGTGGAGCAAGGCCATTGAG gACCCTGGACGTTCGGTTGGATTTCATCCCAGTGGCACTGTGCTTGCTGTGGGCACCATGACAGGAAG GTGGTTGGTGCTGGACACTGACACCCGTGATCTTGTCTCTATGCATACTGACGGCAATGAAATTATTTCCGTTGTTAAATACTCTCCAG ATGGGGCGTACTTGGCTGTGGCATCCCATGACAACTTTGTTTACATCTACTCTGTTGCTGAGAACGGCAGGAAATACAGCCGAGTTGGCAAATGCACT GGACACTCCAGTTTTGTCACTCATCTTGACTGGTCCACCGACAGCCAGTTTATTGTAACCAACTCAGGCGACTATGAAATCTTATTCT ggGAAGCATCCAGTGGGAAGCATATAACTAGTGCTGATGCTGTGCGCAATCTAGAATGGGCCACTTCCACCTGTGTTCTGGGTTTCAGCGTGTTTG gAATCTGGCCAGAAGGTGCTGATGGTACAGACATTAACGCTGTATGCAGGTCACATGACAATAACCTTCTTGCCTCAGCTGATGATTTTGGCAAAGTGCACTTGTTCTCTAATCCCTGTTCCCAACCAAGG GCTTCCAGCCATATCTATGGTGGGCATAGCAGCCATGTGACCAACGTTGCCTTTCTGCATGACGACAGTCATCTTATCTCAACTGGTGGGAAGGACACCAGTATTCTTCAATGGGTGCTCGCTTAG